A genomic segment from Vicia villosa cultivar HV-30 ecotype Madison, WI unplaced genomic scaffold, Vvil1.0 ctg.000470F_1_1, whole genome shotgun sequence encodes:
- the LOC131628687 gene encoding protein COBRA-like: MFFSFLKSCPCILLFLLFTLFYTSTEAYDPLDPNGNITIKWDIISWAPDGYIAVVTMYNYQRYRHITPPGWSLGWKWAKKEVIWSMVGGQTTEQGDCLKFKEIIPHCCERTPTIIDLLPGAPYNQQIANCCKGGVLTSWTQDPTNSVASFRITVGRAGTTSKTVRLPHNFTLKAPGPGYTCGPTKIVKPTKFVSKDKRRVTQALMTWNVTCTYSQFQAQQIPTCCVSLSSFYNDTIVPCPACSCGCQGNTAQSGSCVESAPHLASVVHSPGKNIIAPLVRCTSHMCPIRVHWHIKLNYREYWRVKVTITNFNYRMNYSDWNLVVQHPNFDNLTQIFSFNHESILPYGSINDTAMLWGIKYYNDFLMHAGPSGNVQSEILFGKDKSTFTFDKGWAFPRRIYFNGDICVMPPPDAYPWSPNDSSRQEVSFLALTMALLVALVFCAYV; the protein is encoded by the exons atgtTCTTCTCTTTCCTTAAATCTTGTCCATgcattcttctcttcctcttgttTACGCTCTTTTACACTTCAACAG AAGCTTATGATCCACTTGACCCAAATGGAAATATCACAATCAAATGGGATATTATTAGCTGGGCACCTGATGGTTATATT GCCGTTGTTACAATGTACAACTATCAACGGTATCGTCATATAACGCCGCCAGGATGGTCATTAGGATGGAAATGGGCAAAGAAAGAGGTAATATGGTCCATGGTGGGAGggcagacaactgaacaaggagATTGCTTAAAATTCAAGGAAATCATTCCACATTGTTGTGAAAGAACTCCAACAATCATTGATTTACTTCCCGGTGCGCCTTATAATCAACAAATCGCAAATTGCTGCAAAGGCGGTGTACTCACCTCATGGACACAAGATCCAACAAATTCGGTCGCATCGTTTCGAATCACTGTCGGTAGAGCTGGCACGACTAGCAAAACTGTCAGACTGCCACACAATTTCACGTTGAAAGCACCAGGACCGGGTTATACATGCGGCCCGACAAAAATTGTGAAACCGACTAAATTCGTATCGAAAGATAAAAGGAGAGTGACACAAGCACTTA TGACATGGAATGTGACATGCACATATTCACAATTTCAAGCTCAACAAATTCCAACTTGCTGTGTTTCCCTCTCGTCTTTCTATAACGATACTATAGTACCATGCCCGGCATGTTCCTGTGGCTGCCAAGGCAACACGGCCCAATCGGGAAGCTGTGTAGA AAGCGCGCCACATTTAGCCTCGGTTGTTCACAGCCCTGGAAAGAATATCATTGCGCCTTTGGTTCGATGTACTAGTCATATGTGTCCGATCCGAGTTCACTGGCATATAAAGCTCAACTATAGGGAATATTGGCGCGTAAAAGTTACTATAACTAATTTCAACTACAGGATGAATTACTCGGATTGGAACTTGGTTGTTCAACATCCAAACTTTGACAATCTGACTCAAATTTTCAGTTTCAATCACGAATCAATACTTCCCTACGGCTCGATAA ATGATACTGCAATGCTATGGGGAATTAAATACTACAATGATTTCCTCATGCATGCTGGTCCTAGTGGCAATGTACAGTCAGAGATACTTTTTGGTAAGGATAAATCAACTTTTACGTTCGATAAAGGTTGGGCGTTTCCTCGAAGGATCTATTTCAATGGCGACATCTGCGTGATGCCACCGCCCGACGCTTATCCATGGTCACCTAATGACAGTTCCAGACAAGAGGTTTCTTTTCTTGCTTTGACGATGGCGTTGTTGGTAGCATTAGTGTTTTGCGCGTATGTCTAA
- the LOC131628688 gene encoding uncharacterized protein LOC131628688, with the protein MAAPEISWNRLDVMKFYAGGAGLFSGITVLLYPISVVKTRMQVATKDTAERTASSVVKGLLKKDGVRGLYKGFATVITGTIPARMVFLTFLETIKEASFKMVKPFELSETSQAAIANGIAGMTSSIVSQAVYTPIDVISQKLMVQGYSGHAQYSGGLDVARKLIRSEGFRGLYRGFTLSVMTYSPSSAVWWATYGSSQRFLWRFLEDDVKSEEATPSMPKIILVQAGGGVIAGATASCITTPLDTIKTRLQVVGHGKKISIKQVVKELISEDGWKGVYRGFCPRLFSTSAWGTSMVLAYEYLKRLCVKDKEAAGQ; encoded by the exons aTGGCTGCTCCTGAGATTAGCTGGAATAG GCTAGATGTAATGAAATTCTATGCAGGGGGGGCTGGACTATTTTCTGGTATTACTGTGTTACTCTACCCTATCTCTGTTGTGAAGACTAGGATGCAGGTTGCTACAAAGGATACTGCAGAGAGAACTGCATCTTCTGTTGTCAAAGGATTGCTTAAGAAAGACGGCGTCCGTGGTTTGTATAAAGGGTTTGCGACGGTCATTACTGGAACAATACCTGCCAGAATGGTATTTCTCACTTTCTTAGAGACCATTAAGGAAGCTTCCTTCAAGATGGTTAAACCGTTTGAACTATCTGAAACTAGTCAGGCTGCCATAGCGAATGGCATTGCAGGCATGACATCGTCAATTGTGTCACAAGCTGTGTATACTCCAATTGATGTG ATTAGCCAAAAGTTGATGGTGCAAGGGTACTCGGGCCATGCCCAGTATAGCGGTGGTTTGGATGTTGCTCGAAAGTTAATAAGGTCCGAGGGCTTCAGGGGACTATACAGAGGGTTTACTCTATCTGTTATGACTTATTCACCATCTAGCGCTGTATGGTGGGCAACTTACGGGTCGAGTCAACGCTTCTTATGGAG ATTCTTGGAAGATGATGTCAAATCAGAGGAAGCTACTCCTAGTATGCCAAAGATTATTTTAGTTCAGGCAGGAGGGGGTGTCATTGCTGGTGCTACTGCATCGTGCATTACAACTCCTCTGGATACAATCAAGACACGGCTACAG GTGGTAGGACATGGAAAGAAAATCTCTATTAAACAAGTTGTTAAGGAATTGATCAGTGAGGATGGTTGGAAAGGTGTATATAGAGGATTTTGTCCAAGATTGTTCAGCACATCAGCATGGGGAACTTCAATGGTATTGGCTTATGAATATCTGA AGCGCCTATGCGTAAAAGATAAAGAAGCAGCTGGTCAGTAA
- the LOC131628648 gene encoding uncharacterized protein LOC131628648 — MSTGKKTGPPKHQNKIAWKPNAGVKINETEVGGRFRPLSEITGVCPRCKEQIDWKRRYGKYKPLHEPAKCQRCSKRAVRQAYHNLCFACAKEHRVCAKCCCRVERIVGRDSTEVEAEQKMLEEAIKNASERERRSLLRAMNNKGKSKSSKETLADTNDNKVGQLFPNSSLEDYAKKNGVVGKHDDGKICDSKDDNNDESEEEVNDDEDDNDSANEDGDEDDTDKDENIHDQMNAKKE, encoded by the exons ATGAGCACCGGAAAGAAAACTGGTCCCCCCAAACATCAGAACAAGATTGCTTGGAAACCTAATGCTGGTGTCAAGATCAATGAAACT GAAGTTGGAGGACGATTTAGACCTTTATCTGAGATAACTGGAGTGTGCCCTCGCTGTAAGGAACAAATTGATTGGAAACGGCGTTATGGAAAGTACAAGCCTCTTCATGAACCTGCTAAATG TCAAAGATGTTCAAAGCGCGCTGTTCGTCAAGCTTACCATAATTTATGTTTTG CTTGTGCTAAGGAACATCGTGTTTGCGCAAAATGTTGTTGCCGTGTGGAGCGTATAGTTGGAAG GGACTCTACAGAAGTTGAGGCTGAGCAAAAGATGCTTGAGGAG GCCATTAAGAACGCTAGCGAGAGAGAAAGGAGATCCCTATTGCGTGCT ATGAACAACAAAGGCAAATCTAAGAGTTCAAAAGAAACTCTGGCAGATACAAATGATAACAAAGTAGGACAATTATTTCCAAATTCATCCCTGGAAGATTATGCCAAAAAGAATGGAGTCGTCGGGAAACATGATGATGGTAAAATTTGTGATAGCAAAGATGATAATAATGATGAAAGTGAGGAGGAAGttaatgatgatgaagatgataatGATAGTGCGAATGAAGATGGTGACGAGGATGACACTGACAAAGATGAGAACATTCATGATCAAATGAATGCCAAGAAGGAATGA